In Reichenbachiella agarivorans, one genomic interval encodes:
- the bioB gene encoding biotin synthase BioB, with amino-acid sequence MIARNNWTREEITEIYNTPVMDLIYRAATVHRAYHDPNEVQVCTLLSVKTGGCPEDCAYCPQAARYHTDVKVEKLMEVDTVLKAALDAKEAGSTRFCMGAAWREVRDNRDFDKVLDMVKGVNSMGMEVCCTLGMLTEDQAEKLKDAGLYAYNHNLDTSEEHYEEIISTRTYDDRLDTIKNVRKAKISVCSGGIIGLGENHDDRVGMLHTLATMEEHPESVPVNALVPVEGTPLEDQPRVSIWEMLRMIATARIIMPNAMVRLSAGRVKMTIEEQALCFLAGANSIFAGDKLLTTPNPEVDSDKQMFQTLNLKPRASFKDKEAPVEFKQIPQHEEA; translated from the coding sequence ATGATCGCAAGAAACAACTGGACGAGAGAAGAAATCACTGAAATATACAATACACCTGTCATGGATCTCATATACCGTGCTGCCACCGTACACAGAGCCTACCATGATCCCAATGAAGTGCAAGTGTGTACTTTGCTGTCTGTCAAGACAGGTGGCTGTCCTGAAGATTGTGCCTACTGCCCACAAGCTGCCAGGTACCACACGGATGTAAAAGTTGAGAAACTGATGGAAGTAGATACGGTACTCAAAGCAGCTTTGGATGCCAAAGAAGCGGGTAGCACAAGGTTTTGTATGGGTGCGGCTTGGAGAGAAGTGCGTGACAACAGAGATTTTGACAAAGTGCTCGACATGGTCAAAGGAGTCAATAGCATGGGTATGGAAGTCTGCTGTACACTAGGGATGCTGACCGAAGATCAAGCAGAAAAACTCAAAGACGCAGGTCTATATGCCTACAACCACAACCTGGACACCTCAGAGGAACACTACGAAGAGATCATCTCTACACGTACCTACGACGACAGATTGGATACGATCAAAAACGTAAGAAAAGCCAAAATATCGGTTTGCTCAGGTGGAATCATCGGATTGGGAGAAAATCACGACGACAGAGTCGGTATGCTACATACCCTTGCGACTATGGAGGAGCATCCTGAATCTGTCCCTGTCAATGCGCTGGTACCAGTAGAAGGCACACCACTAGAAGATCAGCCTAGGGTATCTATCTGGGAAATGCTCCGAATGATCGCTACAGCTAGGATCATCATGCCCAATGCCATGGTGAGATTGTCTGCTGGTCGTGTCAAGATGACCATCGAAGAACAAGCACTGTGTTTTCTGGCAGGGGCAAACTCTATCTTCGCTGGAGACAAACTCCTGACTACCCCCAACCCAGAAGTAGACAGCGACAAACAAATGTTCCAGACTTTGAACTTGAAGCCGAGAGCGTCATTCAAAGACAAAGAAGCACCCGTAGAATTCAAGCAAATCCCTCAGCACGAGGAAGCTTAA
- a CDS encoding endonuclease MutS2, whose product MNLYPKEIELKLSFDKVKEIISSYCLGPLGEDFVYKLSFSTQVDKINEWLGQTREFIYILTSGAGFPSAVYSDISPDLKQAEVPGSFLDIDQLYEIKAVIETLGKIHNFFISHPEDFPVLYQRFGGVEVDGKLLAALESKIDEKGELRDNASPELMRIRSAISKSQIRARTAVNKILKQAGDHGYTPEGASLTIRDGRLVIPVLAEHKRHVRGFVHDESATGQTVYLEPAEALEINNELRELKYAERREIIRILTELTNLVRLNREDIERGLRMLGVLDFIQAKARFAQDFDCLCPVVEKTQKIEWKQARHPILEQALKEQGRKIKPLDIVLSPSDRILLVSGPNAGGKSVCLKTIGLIQYMIQCGVPVAVDEESKFGVFHSILIDIGDEQSIENDLSTYSSHLTNMKFFLENTNGKTLFLIDEFGTGTEPQFGGAIAEVVLIELAKTKAFGAITTHYGNLKKLADNVNGIVNAAMKYDVKILEPLYELEIGKPGSSFALEIAGKIGLDKQMLERAKKKAGVSHVQFDRLLSELESEKNTILKEKKEIEAKNKRLNDVIKDYEELKAHLEKKKTEVLNEAKKEAARVIEASNKKVESTIKQIQESKADKKRVQLAREQLKTHKDHLTDAVKKEEKKQVVKITEPIDPVLRVGDKVKIVTSGAAGEVVSIKGNQVELTLGGLTSRVKLKDIEKISSKSFKQTTDDRVKQMTGIDLNSKMANFNITLDIRGVRAEEAIGKVEDYIDEAILLGYNEVRILHGKGHGVLRDLVRNVLRQNRKIIKAADEHIERGGAGITVVTLED is encoded by the coding sequence TTGAATTTATATCCGAAAGAAATCGAACTCAAACTGAGTTTTGACAAGGTAAAAGAAATCATCTCTTCCTATTGTCTCGGACCTCTAGGGGAGGATTTTGTGTACAAACTGAGTTTTAGTACGCAAGTAGACAAGATCAACGAATGGCTGGGGCAGACGAGGGAGTTTATTTATATACTGACCAGTGGAGCTGGTTTCCCGTCAGCGGTATATAGTGACATCAGTCCAGATCTCAAACAGGCAGAGGTGCCAGGTAGTTTCTTGGATATAGACCAGCTGTATGAGATCAAAGCAGTCATTGAGACTCTGGGCAAGATTCATAACTTTTTCATCAGTCATCCCGAAGATTTCCCTGTATTGTATCAGCGCTTTGGAGGAGTCGAAGTTGATGGCAAGTTGTTGGCAGCTTTGGAATCCAAAATCGATGAAAAGGGAGAGTTGAGAGACAACGCCAGTCCAGAGCTCATGCGCATCCGCTCTGCGATCTCCAAGAGTCAGATCAGAGCGAGGACTGCCGTCAACAAGATATTGAAGCAAGCAGGGGATCATGGCTATACGCCTGAAGGCGCATCCTTGACTATTAGAGATGGACGTCTAGTGATCCCAGTTTTGGCGGAGCACAAGCGACATGTGAGAGGTTTTGTGCATGACGAGTCTGCTACAGGACAGACAGTCTATTTGGAACCTGCCGAAGCATTGGAGATCAACAATGAGCTGCGAGAGTTGAAGTACGCAGAGCGCCGTGAGATCATCAGGATTCTGACGGAGTTGACCAACCTGGTGCGTCTCAACCGAGAGGATATCGAGCGCGGCTTGCGCATGTTGGGCGTATTGGATTTTATCCAAGCCAAGGCGAGGTTTGCACAGGATTTTGATTGTTTATGTCCTGTGGTGGAGAAGACGCAGAAGATAGAATGGAAGCAAGCACGACATCCGATCCTCGAACAAGCCCTCAAAGAGCAAGGAAGAAAGATCAAGCCTTTGGATATAGTACTGTCCCCATCTGACAGGATACTGTTGGTGTCGGGTCCCAATGCAGGAGGGAAATCTGTGTGTCTCAAAACTATCGGCTTGATCCAATACATGATCCAATGTGGTGTGCCAGTCGCGGTGGATGAAGAGTCCAAATTTGGTGTCTTTCATTCCATCTTGATAGATATCGGCGATGAACAGTCGATAGAGAACGATCTGAGTACATACAGTTCGCATTTGACGAACATGAAGTTTTTTCTCGAAAATACGAATGGGAAAACGCTCTTTTTGATAGACGAATTTGGTACGGGTACCGAGCCGCAATTTGGTGGAGCGATTGCCGAGGTGGTGTTGATCGAATTGGCCAAAACCAAGGCCTTTGGTGCAATTACCACCCACTATGGGAATTTGAAAAAGTTGGCTGACAATGTCAATGGAATCGTCAACGCAGCGATGAAATATGATGTGAAAATTCTTGAACCACTTTACGAACTGGAGATTGGCAAACCAGGAAGTTCCTTTGCGCTGGAGATAGCAGGAAAAATCGGTTTGGACAAGCAAATGCTCGAAAGAGCCAAGAAAAAGGCCGGTGTATCACATGTGCAGTTTGATCGATTGCTGAGTGAACTAGAGTCTGAGAAAAACACCATCCTCAAGGAGAAAAAGGAGATAGAGGCCAAGAACAAGCGACTCAATGATGTCATCAAGGACTATGAGGAACTAAAAGCTCACTTGGAGAAAAAGAAGACCGAGGTACTCAATGAAGCTAAAAAGGAGGCGGCTCGTGTCATTGAGGCCTCCAACAAAAAAGTAGAATCTACCATCAAGCAAATCCAAGAGTCTAAAGCTGATAAAAAGCGTGTGCAGTTGGCACGGGAGCAGCTCAAAACTCACAAAGACCACCTTACTGATGCGGTCAAGAAGGAGGAAAAAAAGCAGGTGGTAAAAATCACTGAGCCTATCGATCCAGTATTGAGAGTAGGTGACAAGGTCAAGATTGTCACGTCGGGTGCAGCAGGAGAGGTGGTGTCCATCAAAGGCAACCAGGTGGAACTGACTCTAGGTGGCTTGACCTCTCGTGTCAAGCTGAAAGACATTGAAAAAATATCGAGTAAATCGTTTAAGCAAACCACAGATGACCGTGTCAAACAAATGACAGGCATTGATCTCAATTCCAAGATGGCCAATTTCAACATCACTCTTGATATCAGAGGCGTGAGAGCAGAAGAGGCAATCGGCAAAGTGGAAGACTATATTGACGAGGCGATACTACTGGGATACAATGAAGTAAGAATCTTGCACGGCAAGGGGCATGGGGTGCTCCGCGACTTGGTCAGGAATGTCCTCAGACAAAACCGAAAGATTATCAAAGCAGCAGACGAGCATATCGAAAGAGGCGGTGCGGGGATTACCGTCGTGACGCTGGAGGATTGA
- a CDS encoding BadF/BadG/BcrA/BcrD ATPase family protein codes for MMLIADSGSTKTAWRIIDPKGKISQAVSKGINPYYMKSADIAASIQEGLSEYLDAKITEVFFYGAGCSSDKNKETISDAISRLYSDATITINHDLMAAARALCGHQKGIACILGTGSNSCLYDGESIVENVTSMGYLLGDEGSGNMLGRMLIKRYFKQQLPDELKAKFDERFQLSKSEILERIYQGEMPIRFLASFAKFIFQHIQHPYFYQMVYDCFQEFFEENVCKYTGYKEVPVHFTGSVAFYFSNILRKVGAELGITVGIISEDPIAGLALYHSK; via the coding sequence ATGATGCTAATCGCTGACAGTGGATCAACCAAAACTGCTTGGAGAATAATAGATCCAAAAGGAAAAATCTCACAGGCCGTATCCAAGGGAATCAATCCCTATTATATGAAAAGTGCCGACATAGCAGCTTCTATTCAGGAGGGTTTGAGTGAGTATTTGGATGCAAAGATCACCGAAGTATTCTTCTACGGGGCAGGTTGTTCGTCTGACAAAAACAAAGAAACAATCTCCGATGCGATCTCCAGATTATATTCTGATGCTACGATTACCATCAATCACGATCTAATGGCAGCTGCGCGTGCGCTTTGTGGCCATCAGAAAGGCATCGCATGTATCCTAGGCACTGGGTCTAACTCCTGTCTCTATGATGGAGAGTCGATAGTGGAGAATGTCACTTCGATGGGTTACTTGTTGGGAGATGAAGGGAGTGGCAACATGCTTGGTAGGATGCTCATCAAGCGCTACTTCAAACAGCAATTGCCCGATGAACTCAAAGCTAAGTTTGATGAACGATTTCAATTGTCCAAGAGTGAAATACTAGAACGTATCTATCAGGGGGAAATGCCGATTCGTTTTCTGGCGAGCTTTGCCAAATTCATCTTTCAGCACATCCAACATCCCTATTTCTATCAAATGGTCTACGATTGTTTTCAAGAATTCTTCGAAGAGAACGTATGCAAATACACTGGATACAAGGAAGTACCAGTGCATTTTACGGGTTCGGTAGCTTTTTATTTCTCTAATATTCTTCGCAAAGTGGGTGCTGAATTGGGAATCACAGTTGGAATCATCAGTGAAGACCCAATTGCTGGTTTGGCGTTGTATCATAGCAAGTGA
- a CDS encoding N-acetylmuramic acid 6-phosphate etherase — protein sequence MTTTEATSHYDNLQEMSVEALLTSINKEDQTVPMAVAKAIPSIIPLVEEIVAKMSAGGRLFYIGAGTSGRLGVVDASEIPPTYGVAFDQVIGIMAGGDGAIRKAVENAEDDQNQAWKDMEAFGANEGDALIGIAASGRTPYVLGGVQAAMAKGLTTGCIVCNQASPIAHSVKYPIEVVVGPEFVTGSTRMKAGTASKLVLNMISTSVMIKLGHVKGNKMIDMKLSNAKLVERAINMLMSEMEIDRKVAERMIQEHGSVRQAIDHFQAH from the coding sequence ATGACTACTACCGAAGCTACCTCCCATTACGACAATCTCCAGGAGATGAGTGTGGAAGCCCTATTGACCTCCATCAACAAAGAAGATCAAACAGTACCTATGGCAGTTGCTAAGGCCATCCCATCGATCATTCCGCTCGTCGAAGAGATCGTGGCTAAGATGAGTGCAGGAGGTCGATTGTTCTATATAGGAGCAGGTACCAGTGGACGGCTCGGTGTGGTAGACGCGTCAGAGATTCCTCCTACCTATGGCGTGGCTTTTGATCAGGTGATCGGCATCATGGCAGGGGGAGATGGAGCCATCCGAAAGGCAGTTGAAAATGCCGAAGATGATCAGAATCAAGCCTGGAAAGATATGGAAGCTTTTGGTGCAAACGAAGGTGATGCCTTGATTGGTATTGCAGCTTCTGGCAGGACGCCTTATGTCTTGGGAGGAGTACAGGCAGCCATGGCAAAGGGGCTGACCACTGGCTGTATCGTATGCAACCAAGCTTCGCCAATCGCCCATTCGGTCAAGTACCCAATAGAGGTGGTGGTAGGACCAGAGTTTGTCACAGGAAGTACTCGTATGAAAGCAGGTACCGCCAGCAAATTGGTCTTGAACATGATTTCCACATCTGTGATGATCAAACTAGGACATGTCAAAGGCAATAAAATGATCGATATGAAACTCAGCAATGCCAAGCTAGTAGAGCGAGCCATCAATATGCTGATGTCTGAGATGGAAATAGATCGTAAAGTAGCTGAGCGTATGATTCAGGAGCATGGATCTGTCCGTCAAGCCATTGACCACTTTCAAGCACACTGA
- a CDS encoding vWA domain-containing protein, whose translation MAETQWLSLKWFTWETLQSFQWEFPIVFYAFYAFPLILLVWILIDRLKRQSLAIALTEKDIKWSPISILRHVPNIILLLTFTLLLLALARPQKTNEKVEQWTEGIDIMMLIDISESMQIEDFRPNRLEAAKDVARNFVMGRFQDRIGLVVFSGEAYSRSPLTSDYELLNTYIDDINFDLIEKSGTAIGSAIAVGTNRMRESESKTKVMILLSDGDNTAGNIDPIIAAELADAYDIKIYTIAIGKEGKVPFGQDFFGRTRYVENTLNETTLRKIAEIGHGRFFRVSDNQALEQVFELIDKYEKAEIKENRFKDTTDFYTVYLIWGMILFLLWLLLKSTFISNILQD comes from the coding sequence ATGGCAGAAACGCAATGGTTGTCCCTAAAATGGTTTACATGGGAAACGCTGCAAAGCTTCCAATGGGAGTTTCCTATCGTTTTTTATGCCTTCTATGCTTTTCCTTTGATCCTCTTGGTATGGATACTCATCGATCGATTGAAAAGACAAAGTCTCGCCATAGCACTGACGGAGAAAGACATCAAATGGAGTCCAATTAGTATCCTGCGTCATGTGCCCAACATCATCTTGTTGTTAACATTTACATTGTTGCTCTTGGCACTAGCCAGACCACAAAAAACCAACGAAAAAGTGGAACAATGGACAGAAGGGATCGATATCATGATGCTGATCGACATCTCTGAGTCCATGCAAATCGAAGATTTCAGACCCAACAGATTGGAGGCTGCCAAAGACGTAGCACGCAACTTCGTCATGGGGCGATTCCAAGATAGAATCGGTTTGGTCGTATTTTCAGGTGAGGCCTACTCTCGCTCACCGCTCACCTCAGACTATGAGCTGCTCAATACTTACATTGACGACATCAACTTCGACTTGATCGAAAAGAGCGGTACTGCCATCGGCTCAGCCATTGCGGTAGGGACCAATCGCATGAGGGAATCAGAATCGAAGACCAAAGTCATGATCCTACTTAGTGATGGAGACAACACTGCAGGAAACATCGACCCAATCATTGCCGCAGAACTGGCTGATGCCTACGATATCAAAATCTACACAATCGCCATCGGCAAGGAAGGGAAAGTACCATTCGGACAGGATTTTTTCGGACGCACACGCTATGTAGAAAACACCCTCAACGAAACCACGCTTCGCAAAATCGCAGAAATAGGCCATGGACGATTCTTTAGAGTATCAGACAATCAAGCCTTGGAGCAAGTATTTGAGCTAATCGACAAATACGAAAAAGCCGAAATCAAAGAAAACAGATTCAAAGACACCACAGATTTTTACACCGTCTACCTCATCTGGGGAATGATACTGTTTCTGCTCTGGTTGCTATTGAAGTCGACCTTCATCAGCAATATCCTACAGGATTGA
- a CDS encoding cytochrome b5 domain-containing protein: protein MKIYTRQQLALRNGQDRDEIWVAFKGDIYDVGSSRLWRDGKHYEHWAGQDLTPELKDAPHTDKVFDKFTIIGRLETD, encoded by the coding sequence ATGAAAATATATACTCGCCAACAATTGGCCTTGCGCAATGGTCAGGACAGAGATGAAATATGGGTGGCTTTCAAGGGAGATATCTATGATGTAGGCAGTTCTAGGCTTTGGCGAGATGGCAAGCATTATGAACATTGGGCGGGACAAGATTTGACGCCAGAACTCAAAGATGCGCCACATACTGACAAAGTTTTTGATAAATTCACCATCATTGGACGTTTAGAAACTGATTAA
- a CDS encoding NAD(P)/FAD-dependent oxidoreductase — protein MDKNEFEVIIIGGSYAGLSAALTLGRSLRKTLVIDGGEPCNRQTPHSHNFLTQDGSTPSQISHVAKSQVAKYDSVKFYEGLAIDGMRISEGFEITTSNGDVFTTKKLVLATGIKDIMPDIKGFSECWGISVVHCPYCHGYEIRNKKTAIIANGDRAYHLVSLVNNLSKDITLLTSGIKEFEENQFEKLQRHKIHIIEKKIVAIEHSNGQVERVVFKDGSVENYECVYASIPFEQNSALPKKLGCKLTEHGHIEVNLMQKTSEEGIFSCGDNSSMMRSVATAVYGGTITGAMINNELTQEYF, from the coding sequence ATGGATAAGAATGAATTTGAAGTAATCATCATAGGCGGAAGCTATGCAGGACTTTCCGCTGCCTTAACTTTAGGGCGTTCACTCCGAAAAACTTTGGTCATAGATGGAGGTGAGCCTTGCAACCGTCAGACTCCACATTCTCATAATTTTCTTACCCAAGATGGAAGTACGCCAAGTCAAATTTCACATGTCGCCAAAAGCCAAGTAGCCAAATATGACAGTGTGAAATTTTATGAAGGGCTAGCTATAGATGGGATGAGGATTTCGGAGGGTTTTGAAATCACTACCTCAAATGGAGATGTGTTTACCACCAAAAAGTTGGTTCTTGCCACAGGAATTAAAGATATAATGCCAGATATAAAGGGCTTTTCTGAATGCTGGGGGATTTCGGTAGTGCATTGTCCATATTGCCACGGTTATGAAATACGAAACAAAAAGACAGCCATTATTGCGAATGGAGATAGAGCATATCACCTTGTGTCTTTGGTAAATAACTTGAGCAAAGACATTACCTTATTGACTTCAGGGATAAAGGAATTTGAAGAAAACCAATTTGAAAAATTACAACGACACAAGATTCACATCATTGAGAAGAAAATTGTAGCGATTGAACACAGTAATGGTCAAGTGGAAAGGGTAGTTTTTAAAGATGGTAGTGTGGAAAATTATGAATGTGTGTACGCTTCAATTCCATTCGAACAAAATTCGGCTTTGCCCAAAAAACTGGGTTGTAAACTCACCGAGCATGGACATATTGAAGTGAATCTGATGCAAAAAACCTCGGAAGAAGGAATTTTTTCCTGTGGAGACAACAGTTCAATGATGCGTTCGGTTGCTACTGCGGTGTATGGAGGAACTATAACAGGTGCAATGATTAACAATGAACTTACACAAGAATATTTTTGA
- a CDS encoding DUF4296 domain-containing protein, which translates to MRHKIIFFLAVGTLTFLNACKRSDSENLISKSKMTEILIDQHVLEAKVLMLKLKSDSATKVYNSLEKELLESHGVNKKMFEKSFGYYMARPELLDKIYEVVVDSLNVYDQNATLAEEEYEKALAAEKERKKAEADSIAKALSDTLTTAARDSLILLLQTDSLGLLNGDSLYQLLSRDSLLKASHMDTTKTVSEQPAKTKAKTNSAKIGDLKKRAALDKKLQPKN; encoded by the coding sequence ATGAGACACAAAATTATTTTTTTCCTAGCAGTGGGAACATTAACATTTCTTAACGCTTGTAAGCGCTCTGATAGTGAAAACCTGATCTCAAAAAGTAAGATGACAGAAATCTTGATTGACCAGCATGTCTTGGAAGCCAAAGTACTCATGCTCAAACTAAAGTCCGACTCGGCTACCAAAGTGTACAATTCGCTAGAAAAGGAACTCCTGGAGTCTCATGGTGTGAATAAAAAAATGTTTGAGAAGAGTTTTGGGTACTACATGGCTAGACCAGAGCTGCTGGACAAAATCTACGAAGTAGTGGTAGACAGTCTCAATGTGTACGATCAAAATGCGACCTTGGCAGAGGAAGAGTATGAAAAGGCACTGGCAGCTGAGAAAGAAAGAAAAAAGGCCGAGGCAGATTCAATTGCCAAAGCGCTAAGTGATACTTTGACTACAGCAGCACGTGATTCATTGATCCTGTTGTTGCAGACGGATTCTTTGGGGTTGTTGAATGGGGATTCATTGTATCAGCTACTGAGTAGGGACTCCTTGCTCAAAGCGAGCCATATGGATACGACAAAAACCGTCAGTGAACAGCCTGCCAAAACCAAGGCGAAGACAAATAGTGCAAAGATTGGAGACTTGAAGAAGAGAGCTGCGCTAGACAAGAAATTACAACCCAAGAATTAA
- a CDS encoding Fur family transcriptional regulator — translation MQRRNTPTKEAVLNLLLHSKKALSQDAIERQLDIDINRATIYRVLNRFCEDELVHKIIAEDGKQYFALCKKCEKPKAMQYHFHFRCLSCDTIECLETPVHYSVPNGYEVHNANCLLTGTCNECL, via the coding sequence ATGCAAAGAAGAAATACACCTACCAAGGAAGCTGTCTTAAACCTACTTTTACATTCAAAGAAAGCTTTGAGTCAAGACGCTATCGAACGGCAGTTGGACATTGATATCAATAGAGCAACGATTTATAGAGTACTGAATAGGTTTTGTGAAGATGAGTTAGTTCATAAGATTATAGCTGAAGATGGTAAGCAATATTTTGCCCTCTGCAAAAAATGCGAGAAACCCAAAGCAATGCAGTATCACTTTCACTTTCGCTGCTTATCATGTGACACGATTGAATGTCTAGAAACCCCCGTTCATTATTCTGTCCCAAATGGATACGAAGTTCACAATGCAAATTGTCTTCTGACTGGAACATGTAATGAGTGTTTGTAA
- a CDS encoding class I SAM-dependent methyltransferase → MAEFWEEAFSNKKEMWGMAPAKSAWLTKDFFIKNSIKKVLIPGIGYGRNAQPFLETGMTITGIEISKTAIELAQNHYGTEMTIYHGSVTDMPFDSEKYEGVYCYALIHLLDNKERKKLILNCYNQLTENGCMVFTAITKKAPNFRKGEFISKDRYEFHKGVQIFYYDEESVKEEFEKYGLIEMTEIDENQPMYLIKCQKV, encoded by the coding sequence ATGGCAGAATTTTGGGAAGAAGCATTTAGCAATAAAAAGGAAATGTGGGGCATGGCTCCTGCAAAGTCGGCTTGGTTGACAAAAGATTTCTTTATTAAAAACTCCATAAAGAAGGTCCTCATTCCAGGGATTGGGTATGGGCGAAATGCCCAGCCATTTTTAGAAACTGGAATGACAATAACTGGGATTGAGATTTCCAAAACAGCTATTGAGCTCGCGCAAAATCATTATGGAACTGAAATGACCATTTATCACGGTTCGGTAACTGATATGCCTTTTGATAGCGAAAAGTATGAAGGGGTTTATTGTTATGCACTTATACATTTATTGGACAATAAAGAAAGGAAAAAACTCATCCTCAACTGCTATAACCAACTCACTGAAAATGGATGTATGGTTTTTACGGCGATAACTAAGAAAGCACCGAATTTTAGAAAAGGCGAATTTATCAGTAAAGATCGATATGAATTTCATAAAGGAGTTCAAATATTCTATTACGACGAGGAATCGGTAAAAGAAGAATTTGAAAAGTATGGACTTATCGAAATGACAGAAATTGATGAAAATCAGCCAATGTATCTGATCAAATGTCAAAAAGTATAA
- a CDS encoding DUF58 domain-containing protein — protein sequence MKDILKKLRKYEIRIRKALNSQMQGDFHSIFKGSGLEYDDVRSYQYGDDVRTIDWNVSAKGHGTFIKTFKEEKEQSIFLILDVSASQKIGNEGQQKIDISKEICALLAMSAIKENNQVGLICFSDQKEKYVKPGKGMKHSFHLVTEIFKLVPVSVRTNLSKAFRFTLDLLKRKSVVILISDFIDENYHHDLKGLARLHDLVVIHITDIRETTFPNLGIIPLKDQESGKTLWRNTSSAEFRNILNQTFGEKQIELEQFCRKNQANYLKIRTDEDYVPQLIKMFKVRNKMRKSG from the coding sequence ATGAAGGACATCCTCAAAAAGCTAAGGAAATACGAGATTAGAATTAGGAAGGCCTTAAACTCCCAAATGCAGGGAGATTTTCATTCGATCTTCAAGGGGTCGGGCCTAGAATACGATGACGTCAGGTCATATCAGTATGGGGATGACGTGCGTACCATCGACTGGAATGTGTCCGCCAAGGGTCACGGCACCTTTATCAAGACGTTTAAGGAAGAAAAAGAGCAAAGTATATTTTTGATCCTAGACGTCAGTGCTTCACAAAAAATAGGCAATGAGGGCCAACAAAAAATTGACATCAGTAAAGAAATTTGTGCCCTTTTGGCCATGTCAGCCATCAAAGAAAATAACCAAGTAGGTCTTATTTGTTTTTCAGATCAGAAAGAAAAATATGTAAAGCCAGGCAAAGGCATGAAACATTCCTTTCATTTGGTCACTGAGATTTTCAAATTGGTGCCTGTTTCGGTTAGAACCAACCTGAGCAAAGCCTTTAGATTCACTCTCGACCTCCTCAAAAGAAAGAGTGTGGTGATCCTCATTTCAGATTTCATTGATGAAAATTACCACCATGATCTCAAAGGTTTGGCTAGATTGCATGACTTGGTCGTGATACACATCACCGACATCAGAGAGACGACTTTTCCTAATCTTGGCATCATACCGCTCAAAGACCAAGAATCTGGCAAAACACTTTGGAGAAACACCTCTTCTGCCGAGTTTCGCAACATTCTCAACCAGACGTTTGGAGAAAAGCAGATCGAATTGGAACAATTTTGCAGAAAGAATCAAGCCAACTACCTCAAGATCAGAACAGATGAGGATTATGTCCCCCAATTGATCAAAATGTTTAAAGTCAGAAATAAAATGAGAAAGAGTGGGTAA